One Longimicrobium sp. genomic region harbors:
- a CDS encoding DUF4377 domain-containing protein yields MRSIFGCLFLLALVVPNLSGCGILEPNSTRLLTLHVGPQTAECMGMEVQQCLLVKERPSNEWDFFFDSIQGFTFEPGYLYVLQVRRRSIRNPPADGSSYEYHLLRVVSKEPAPADWRER; encoded by the coding sequence ATGCGATCGATCTTTGGCTGCCTGTTCCTGCTCGCCCTCGTCGTGCCCAATCTGAGCGGGTGCGGAATCCTGGAGCCGAACTCCACACGGCTTCTCACTCTCCATGTGGGCCCGCAGACGGCCGAGTGCATGGGGATGGAAGTTCAGCAGTGCCTCCTCGTGAAGGAACGACCCTCCAATGAGTGGGACTTCTTCTTCGACTCCATTCAGGGTTTCACCTTTGAACCCGGGTACCTGTACGTCCTCCAGGTCCGCCGCCGCAGCATCCGCAATCCCCCGGCGGATGGGTCGAGCTACGAGTATCACCTGCTCCGGGTGGTCTCCAAGGAGCCGGCTCCTGCCGATTGGCGGGAGCGATGA
- a CDS encoding DUF4287 domain-containing protein, which yields MSTDEKPIGPASYFPSIEKKYGHAIEHWLELARNQQGMKHMDLVKWLKAEHGLGHGHANAIVAYVLAGPQ from the coding sequence ATGTCGACAGACGAGAAGCCCATCGGGCCAGCGTCCTACTTCCCTTCGATTGAGAAGAAGTACGGACATGCCATCGAACACTGGCTGGAACTCGCGCGGAACCAGCAGGGAATGAAGCACATGGACCTGGTGAAGTGGCTGAAGGCAGAGCACGGCCTGGGACATGGTCACGCCAATGCGATCGTCGCCTACGTCCTCGCCGGGCCGCAGTAG